In Lolium rigidum isolate FL_2022 chromosome 3, APGP_CSIRO_Lrig_0.1, whole genome shotgun sequence, the genomic window CCTCCACGAGAAaaatataagttcatttttttcCTAGTGATGAATTGCAAACTTTTGGTGTCTCTTCTGAATCGGAAAATAATATGGCTAATCCAGATGATTCTTAACAAATAATTTATTCTATGTTATTGTCTCGTGGAATATTGATGTTAGGCTTCTAAAAAAAGTGGAGAACTTTTCTTCTATGCGATTATGTATATATGCATGGTTATGCCACTTTTGGACTATGTCCTGTATTTTAAGGCTATACGTAGTTTTTTTAAatgctatttgaaatatagcacaCTATTAGCACGATATAGGGTGTATAACGTTTGAATGAGGCAACTGCTATTATCTTAGCACGATATTTAAAACCTTGAATAGCATGGCTGCCACATTCAAAGTGCTTTGCTTCCTTTTCCAggatcctctctctccctctctctctttatgtgtgtTCGCATCTCATGTACAGAAATATATGCAGGCCAAATGTTTGATGATATGTTTACATGCCTAAAAAGTTAGAATAAATGATTAGATGATCAAATATGTTTAGCATTTCCTCAAAGGAAGAAATGATTAGATATATGATTGAAACTATTTTCGTAGAAGCCGGTGACGTATCGTTCATGATGCCCCCCTTGCTTCTGCTCTGCTCCGAGGTTGTTTTTGTGGCGACATTGAGCTCGAGCTGAGACTAACGGCGATGtggggtggtggggggggggggggggggggtcgtcaTGATGCATCTGTTCACATAGATGGTCATTTCCATCCTAATTTATAGTGAAGCTTCATGATAGCACTCGACTTCATATTCATGCGTGATGGACCACTATTTAACCAAGTAGACGATTTATGTAGTCGCACCataaaaaatatttctatttagCTGGCAATTAAGAACTCGCCTATACAGGTCCGGCCCATAGGGCGGGGAAAAGGGGCGCTCGCTCCAGGCCTTCAGCACCGAGGGCCCCTGCTACATTTTTGATTCATATATATACTTGTACTTAGGCTGTAAAGTTTAAAATAATTCTAAAAAATATAGATGCCCTAAGCTACAGTTTACCGTGCCTCTTACTAAATATTTATATTTACGCTATAGGTTGTACCATTTAGAATAATTAATATACAAGGTCCAAGCTGGATCTGACCGTGCCTCTACTCCAACTTCTTTTAACAAAAAATATTGAAATATTTTTTCCCGAAAATACAATTTGTCTCTATCCTTCCCAAATATCCAGAACAGCACCGACCCTCATATATCGTTTCGCCCTAGGGCCTCcgaaatctatggaccggccctgGTCGCCATCGCCGGGGCGCTTCACTTCCCCGAGACTTTCGCTGCGAGCTGGAAAGGCAACAACCCATGCAACGGGTAGCTCGGCGTCTACTACGACAACAAGAACGGGGCGACCACGGGCGTCAACTTCGCCCGCCTCCACCTCAACGGCACTCTTCATCCCGCTCTCAGCGACCTCAAGTCGTTGATCatgatcgtcgtcgccggcaacaACCTCACAGGCAATGTGCCTCGGTCCATCGCCGCCCTGCCATCTCTCAGGATCTTGGACATCTCCAACAACTCGATGTCAGGAACAATGCCGACCTTCCGTCGCGGCGTGGCGATCTGGGCCGGCGGCAGCGAGGATGTCACCGTCGCAGCAGGCGCCTCCGAGCTATGCGTCTCAGAGCGTATGCCCCctttcgctgccgccgccgccgccatggtcatTGCTCTTCTAGTGCTTGCCTGATGCACTCCGCAGGGTCAGTACTCACTAGTCACTACTTTAGCTTCCGATCTCTTGCTATGTTATCCCAGCTACTTGATGTGCTTGTGCTGCGACGTACTCTTGTGTGGCATGAACTGGAGTAATTCTTTGTTTTGCAATTATTCTCAGTATTGTTGCACTCTGAAAATCTTGGGAtaaaatggggggggggggggggcaatggcCCCCTGCCCTACAATAACTTCGCTACTGTGAATAAGGGGCCTTTATATCGTTTCGCTGCCCTAGGGCCTCCGAAATCTATAGACCGACCCTGGACCTATATTTGTGTATCTATTTTTGTATCGATCCCTCGTAATTGGGTCATTGAACTGTTAGGTTCTTTCTTTTCTTTGGTGGTGATTGTATCTGCAGGTTCTGATAATTTCTAGGTATTTGtttaaattcgaatgtatctatacactaaatcgtgtctagatacattcgaatttagacaaacttttggcatctatttatggacagaggtagtactatttctatttcgatggcaATTGCTTGGCAattaagaacacacctatatttgTGCATCCTTTTTTGTATCAGTCTCTCATAATTGGGTTATTGAACTGTTtagttctttctttttctttggtgATTGTATCTGCAGGTTCTGATAATTTCTGGGTATTTGTTGTAGTTTGCAATTCTTTGGCAGAGCTGTGCCCACCCACCGGTGCGCTCGTGTCCTTGCGGGCAGCAGTGAGGACTGTGCGAGTGAGAACCTCGGGCGGGCGGCCGCCCCGGTACCACCCGACAGATCTCTCTTGTCCAAACCGTACTTCCATTCCATCTCCGCCCCGCACCCCTCAGCCTCACTCAGTCAGATCCGCGTCGCGGCCCCGTGCGCTGCGCCCCCAaattcccctctctctccctctcagtCCAACACCTCGCGAGAGAGACAGTCGGCCAGCGCAGCGCGGGCGACGCACGCAGACGCAGGCATGGCCACCTCCAGGGGCggccccgccgcctcctcccacctcGTCGTGCTCCCCTCCTACCCCCAGGCAAGCACGGCCGCCGCGCGCTTTTCCCACTTTCCTTTTCCCCAGATCTGCTCCGCCCCGACCGATCTGGTAAAATTGACTTCTTTGTCCCGCTGCAGATGATCGTGGAGGCCATCGCGTCCCTGCGGGAGGACAACGGCTCCAGCCAGGCCGCCATCGCGCGCCGCATCGAGGCCGCCCacggcgccgccggccacctcccGCCCTCCCAccccgccctcgtcgccgcccacctctcccgcatggccgccgccgccgagctcgtcgccgtcgccggcggcaAGTACGCGCTCCCCACCCCGCCCTCGCGCTGCCCCGCCGTCGAACAGGCGGACGCGGAGgaggtcgacgacgagccggagtacGACGACGACTCCTCCCCCGACGACGCGccccctccaccaccacccccgcaACCGCCCGCCAAGCGCGGCCGCGGCCGGCCCCCGAAGGTGCGCCCGCCGGGGTTCCCCATCAGCGCCCCCGCCGCAACACCCATCGGCGCCCCTACTATCACCAACGGGCTACCCGTCCCCGCCgcggctccggccgcgccgcgcCGGCGCGGCCGCCCGCCCAAGCCGCGGGACCCGCTGGCCCCGCCCAAGGTCGCGCGCCCGCGCGGCCGGCCGCGCAAGAACCCGCTCCCGGACGGCATGGTGCAGATCCCGCGccccggctccaccgccgccaagCCCCGCGCGCAGTTCGCCGAGGTCGGCTTCGTGT contains:
- the LOC124700243 gene encoding HMG-Y-related protein A-like; amino-acid sequence: MATSRGGPAASSHLVVLPSYPQMIVEAIASLREDNGSSQAAIARRIEAAHGAAGHLPPSHPALVAAHLSRMAAAAELVAVAGGKYALPTPPSRCPAVEQADAEEVDDEPEYDDDSSPDDAPPPPPPPQPPAKRGRGRPPKVRPPGFPISAPAATPIGAPTITNGLPVPAAAPAAPRRRGRPPKPRDPLAPPKVARPRGRPRKNPLPDGMVQIPRPGSTAAKPRAQFAEVGFV